In Carassius auratus strain Wakin unplaced genomic scaffold, ASM336829v1 scaf_tig00216980, whole genome shotgun sequence, the following are encoded in one genomic region:
- the LOC113099585 gene encoding myeloid leukemia factor 2-like isoform X2: MFHYLNDVDDSPYMMDPFAAHRHQMRSLFGSFGMDPFPLTPQIQHPRTSLQPQAGALSPFGMMGMGGGFMDMFSMMSGMMENMEQMSGSPNCQTFSSSTVISYSSIDTGAPKVYQQTSEFRTAPGGIRETRQTMRDSQSGLERMAIGHHIGERGHVMERSRNRLTGDREERQDFFNLEESEAAAFDEEWRREVGRYRPPNARSLDYGRERSAGVGQQLALTAPPSSSSSPSPHHESPRHHPPHSRPRYD, from the exons atgtttCATTATTTGAATGATGTGGATGACAGCCCATACATGAT GGATCCATTCGCTGCGCACAGGCATCAGATGAGGAGTCTCTTTGGGTCCTTTGGGATGGACCCTTTTCCTCTCACCCCTCAGATCCAGCATCCACGTACTAGTTTGCAG CCACAAGCTGGAGCCTTGTCCCCCTTTGGCATGATGGGAATG ggtGGAGGTTTCATGGACATGTTCAGCATGATGAGTGGGATGATGGAGAACATG GAACAAATGTCTGGTTCTCCAAACTGCCAGACCTTCTCCTCCTCCACAGTCATCTCATACTCCTCCATAGACACAGGCGCACCTAAAGTCTATCAGCAGACCAGTGAATTTCGCACTGCCCCTGGGGGT ATCAGAGAGACACGTCAAACGATGAGGGACAGTCAGAGTGGGCTGGAGCGAATGGCTATCGGGCATCACATTGGTGAAAGAGGTCACGTGATGGAACGCTCAAGGAACCGTCTCACAGGAGACCGTGAAGAGAGACAAGACTTCTTCAATCTGGAAGAGA GTGAGGCAGCTGCCTTTGATGAAGAGTGGAGGAGAGAGGTGGGCCGGTACCGCCCCCCTAATGCCCGTAGTTTAGATTATGGGCGTGAGCGGAGTGCAGGGGTAGGACAGCAGCTGGCCCTGACAGCGCCTCcaagctcctcctcctctccctcgcCTCACCACGAGTCACCACGCCACCATCCTCCTCACTCCCGCCCACGCTATGACTG A
- the LOC113099585 gene encoding myeloid leukemia factor 2-like isoform X1, which produces MFHYLNDVDDSPYMMDPFAAHRHQMRSLFGSFGMDPFPLTPQIQHPRTSLQPQAGALSPFGMMGMGGGFMDMFSMMSGMMENMEQMSGSPNCQTFSSSTVISYSSIDTGAPKVYQQTSEFRTAPGGIRETRQTMRDSQSGLERMAIGHHIGERGHVMERSRNRLTGDREERQDFFNLEESEAAAFDEEWRREVGRYRPPNARSLDYGRERSAGVGQQLALTAPPSSSSSPSPHHESPRHHPPHSRPRYDW; this is translated from the exons atgtttCATTATTTGAATGATGTGGATGACAGCCCATACATGAT GGATCCATTCGCTGCGCACAGGCATCAGATGAGGAGTCTCTTTGGGTCCTTTGGGATGGACCCTTTTCCTCTCACCCCTCAGATCCAGCATCCACGTACTAGTTTGCAG CCACAAGCTGGAGCCTTGTCCCCCTTTGGCATGATGGGAATG ggtGGAGGTTTCATGGACATGTTCAGCATGATGAGTGGGATGATGGAGAACATG GAACAAATGTCTGGTTCTCCAAACTGCCAGACCTTCTCCTCCTCCACAGTCATCTCATACTCCTCCATAGACACAGGCGCACCTAAAGTCTATCAGCAGACCAGTGAATTTCGCACTGCCCCTGGGGGT ATCAGAGAGACACGTCAAACGATGAGGGACAGTCAGAGTGGGCTGGAGCGAATGGCTATCGGGCATCACATTGGTGAAAGAGGTCACGTGATGGAACGCTCAAGGAACCGTCTCACAGGAGACCGTGAAGAGAGACAAGACTTCTTCAATCTGGAAGAGA GTGAGGCAGCTGCCTTTGATGAAGAGTGGAGGAGAGAGGTGGGCCGGTACCGCCCCCCTAATGCCCGTAGTTTAGATTATGGGCGTGAGCGGAGTGCAGGGGTAGGACAGCAGCTGGCCCTGACAGCGCCTCcaagctcctcctcctctccctcgcCTCACCACGAGTCACCACGCCACCATCCTCCTCACTCCCGCCCACGCTATGACTGGTGA